One genomic window of Quercus robur chromosome 6, dhQueRobu3.1, whole genome shotgun sequence includes the following:
- the LOC126689149 gene encoding serine/threonine-protein kinase PBL27 isoform X1: MGGCFPCFGSSNSEGSDVKEVTKKDSIKDGSTQSHHVSRVSSDKSKSRSGSDPKKEPSIPKDGPTAHIAAQTFTFRELAVATKNFRPESLLGEGGFGHVYKGRLESTGQVVAVKQLDRNGLQGNREFLVEVLMLSLLHHPNLVNLIGYCADGDQRLLVYEFMPLGSLEDHLHDLPPDKEPLDWNTRMKIAAGAAKGLEYLHDKANPPVIYRDLKSSNILLDEGFHPKLSDFGLAKLGPVGDKTHVSTRVMGTYGYCAPEYAMTGQLTLKSDVYSFGVVFLELITGRKAIDNTRAPGEHNLVAWARPLFKDRRKFPKMADPLLKGRYPMRGLYQALAVAAMCLQEQAATRPLIGDVVTALTYLASQTYDPIAAAAANNRVGPSTPRSRDERRGMADGLDSPDERGRLGSPSTHKNSPDFRKRDARESSTGTALARIETGGGSGRKLGLDELERHESQRDSPVGTGRARETPRNRDLDRERAVAEAKVWGENWREKKRANAMGSFDGTYE, translated from the exons aTGGGTGGGTGTTTTCCTTGTTTTGGATCATCCAACAGTGAGGGAAGTGATGTAAAGGAAGTGACCAAGAAAGATTCAATAAAAGATGGCTCAACTCAATCTCACCATGTGAGCAGGGTTAGTTCAG ACAAATCAAAATCTCGAAGTGGTTCAGATCCTAAGAAGGAACCATCTATTCCAAAAGATGGACCAACAGCACATATTGCTGCACAAACATTTACATTTCGGGAACTTGCAGTAGCAACAAAGAACTTTAGGCCAGAAAGTTTACTGGGTGAAGGAGGTTTTGGACATGTTTATAAAGGTCGGTTGGAGAGCACTGGACAG GTAGTTGCTGTGAAACAGCTTGACAGAAATGGTCTTCAAGGAAATCGAGAGTTTTTAGTGGAGGTTCTCATGCTTAGCCTCTTACACCACCCAAACCTTGTCAACTTGATCGGTTATTGTGCTGATGGAGACCAACGCCTCCTTGTTTATGAGTTTATGCCATTGGGGTCCTTGGAGGATCATTTACATG ATCTTCCACCGGACAAGGAGCCCCTGGACTGGAATACAAGGATGAAGATTGCAGCAGGTGCAGCTAAGGGGTTGGAATATTTGCATGATAAAGCAAATCCTCCTGTCATATACAGAGACTTGAAATCATCCAACATCCTTCTTGATGAGGGATTTCACCCTAAGCTATCGGATTTTGGACTTGCGAAACTAGGTCCTGTTGGTGATAAGACTCATGTGTCCACACGTGTCATGGGGACATATGGGTATTGTGCTCCAGAATATGCTATGACAGGTCAACTCACTCTAAAGTCTGATGTCTATAGTTTTGGAGTTGTCTTTCTTGAACTTATAACAGGGCGCAAGGCAATTGATAATACACGAGCTCCTGGAGAGCATAATCTTGTTGCTTGG GCACGACCACTTTTCAAGGATCGTAGAAAATTTCCCAAAATGGCTGATCCACTACTGAAAGGTCGTTATCCGATGCGAGGACTCTACCAAGCTCTTGCAGTTGCAGCCATGTGTTTGCAGGAACAAGCTGCTACTAGGCCTCTAATAGGGGATGTTGTCACTGCTCTCACATATTTAGCCTCCCAAACATATGACCCAATTGCAGCTGCTGCAGCAAATAACAGAGTTGGTCCATCTACTCCTAGGAGCAGGGATGAAAGGAGGGGCATGGCAGATGGGTTGGATAGCCCAGATGAGCGTGGGCGGCTTGGTTCCCCTTCTACTCATAAAAATTCACCTGATTTCAGAAAGAGAGATGCAAGGGAATCGAGTACTGGCACAGCATTAGCCAGGATTGAAACTGGTGGTGGTTCTGGGAGAAAATTGGGTTTGGATGAGTTAGAGCGACATGAATCTCAGAGAGATAGCCCCGTAGGTACTGGGAGAGCAAGGGAAACACCAAGGAATCGTGATTTAGATAGAGAACGTGCTGTGGCAGAGGCAAAAGTATGGGGTGAGAATTGGAGAGAGAAGAAGCGGGCAAACGCGATGGGTAGCTTCGATGGTACATATGAGTAA
- the LOC126689149 gene encoding serine/threonine-protein kinase PBL27 isoform X2 has product MLSLLHHPNLVNLIGYCADGDQRLLVYEFMPLGSLEDHLHDLPPDKEPLDWNTRMKIAAGAAKGLEYLHDKANPPVIYRDLKSSNILLDEGFHPKLSDFGLAKLGPVGDKTHVSTRVMGTYGYCAPEYAMTGQLTLKSDVYSFGVVFLELITGRKAIDNTRAPGEHNLVAWARPLFKDRRKFPKMADPLLKGRYPMRGLYQALAVAAMCLQEQAATRPLIGDVVTALTYLASQTYDPIAAAAANNRVGPSTPRSRDERRGMADGLDSPDERGRLGSPSTHKNSPDFRKRDARESSTGTALARIETGGGSGRKLGLDELERHESQRDSPVGTGRARETPRNRDLDRERAVAEAKVWGENWREKKRANAMGSFDGTYE; this is encoded by the exons ATGCTTAGCCTCTTACACCACCCAAACCTTGTCAACTTGATCGGTTATTGTGCTGATGGAGACCAACGCCTCCTTGTTTATGAGTTTATGCCATTGGGGTCCTTGGAGGATCATTTACATG ATCTTCCACCGGACAAGGAGCCCCTGGACTGGAATACAAGGATGAAGATTGCAGCAGGTGCAGCTAAGGGGTTGGAATATTTGCATGATAAAGCAAATCCTCCTGTCATATACAGAGACTTGAAATCATCCAACATCCTTCTTGATGAGGGATTTCACCCTAAGCTATCGGATTTTGGACTTGCGAAACTAGGTCCTGTTGGTGATAAGACTCATGTGTCCACACGTGTCATGGGGACATATGGGTATTGTGCTCCAGAATATGCTATGACAGGTCAACTCACTCTAAAGTCTGATGTCTATAGTTTTGGAGTTGTCTTTCTTGAACTTATAACAGGGCGCAAGGCAATTGATAATACACGAGCTCCTGGAGAGCATAATCTTGTTGCTTGG GCACGACCACTTTTCAAGGATCGTAGAAAATTTCCCAAAATGGCTGATCCACTACTGAAAGGTCGTTATCCGATGCGAGGACTCTACCAAGCTCTTGCAGTTGCAGCCATGTGTTTGCAGGAACAAGCTGCTACTAGGCCTCTAATAGGGGATGTTGTCACTGCTCTCACATATTTAGCCTCCCAAACATATGACCCAATTGCAGCTGCTGCAGCAAATAACAGAGTTGGTCCATCTACTCCTAGGAGCAGGGATGAAAGGAGGGGCATGGCAGATGGGTTGGATAGCCCAGATGAGCGTGGGCGGCTTGGTTCCCCTTCTACTCATAAAAATTCACCTGATTTCAGAAAGAGAGATGCAAGGGAATCGAGTACTGGCACAGCATTAGCCAGGATTGAAACTGGTGGTGGTTCTGGGAGAAAATTGGGTTTGGATGAGTTAGAGCGACATGAATCTCAGAGAGATAGCCCCGTAGGTACTGGGAGAGCAAGGGAAACACCAAGGAATCGTGATTTAGATAGAGAACGTGCTGTGGCAGAGGCAAAAGTATGGGGTGAGAATTGGAGAGAGAAGAAGCGGGCAAACGCGATGGGTAGCTTCGATGGTACATATGAGTAA